The Mycolicibacterium flavescens genome has a segment encoding these proteins:
- the hsaB_1 gene encoding conserved protein of DIM6/NTAB family — translation MAAEPIDPRTFRSVLGQFCTGITVITTIHDGVPVGFACQSFAALSLDPPLVLFCPTKMSRSWQAIEASGNFCVNVLHENQKDVSARFGSKEPDKFAEIEWYQSKLGSPVIEGTLAHIDCSVHSVHDGGDHYVVFGAVHSLSDVPHRKPRPLLFYRGQYTGIEPEKNTPAQWRDDLEAFLTATTDDTWL, via the coding sequence ATGGCGGCCGAACCGATCGATCCGCGCACATTCCGCAGCGTGCTCGGACAGTTCTGTACGGGCATCACGGTGATCACGACGATCCACGACGGCGTGCCGGTCGGGTTCGCGTGCCAGTCGTTCGCCGCGCTGAGCCTGGATCCACCGCTGGTCCTGTTCTGCCCGACGAAGATGTCGCGGTCGTGGCAGGCAATCGAGGCCAGCGGTAATTTCTGCGTGAACGTGCTGCACGAGAATCAAAAGGACGTTTCGGCGCGGTTCGGCTCGAAGGAACCCGACAAGTTCGCCGAAATCGAGTGGTATCAGTCCAAACTCGGCTCGCCGGTCATCGAAGGCACGCTCGCTCACATCGACTGCTCGGTGCATTCGGTGCACGACGGAGGCGACCACTACGTCGTATTCGGCGCCGTGCATTCGCTGTCGGACGTCCCGCACCGCAAGCCGCGGCCGCTGCTTTTCTACCGCGGGCAGTACACCGGTATCGAGCCGGAGAAGAACACGCCCGCCCAATGGCGTGACGATCTCGAGGCCTTCCTCACCGCGACCACCGACGACACCTGGTTGTAG